The following coding sequences lie in one Oncorhynchus nerka isolate Pitt River linkage group LG14, Oner_Uvic_2.0, whole genome shotgun sequence genomic window:
- the LOC115140981 gene encoding transcriptional repressor p66-beta-like isoform X2, whose translation MERLNEEAVRLSLLKRGLDSSSPAGGATSSERDELLSKRIKMEGHQAMERLKMLAYLKRKDLAGLEGGGLGGVSGGGALRGEVKGHGSSGGGAYEEKTNGSLRGQVVGAHGMVGKSGKENMGEEPVDFSARKGDADRERHTPSPDVIVLSDNEASSPRGPSQGEERLRAANLEMFKGKTGEERQKMIRALREELRLEEARLVLLKKLRQSQMQKENLVQKVPVVQNTASALQSGAVHGAQSMSKMSGRPDHHTPEPQNHRTAQVGYSIAQGHSVIRSATNSSMSQMMMSQSRVIAPNPAQLQGQRLAQQKQGGMRSSTGSSNNAISYQQQVAASQRSGSSSSSAIYMNLTQMQAAGAAGGVSGVSGVGAVSPSATHSPGGTSVGSSMADTASSQAAAKLALRKQLEKTLLEIPPPKPPAPLLHFLPSAANSEFIYMVGLEEVVQSVIDSQGKLRLPSSMEPFSCAQCKTDFTPHWKQEKGGRILCETCMSSNQKKALKAEHTNRLKNAFVKALQQEQEIEQRIQLQAALATSSAQTVPSVSKPESMSRHHTHRQAPQPQVTQSQASLQRGLSGSARGVLSNFAQASQLSVASSLLGMTGKRSGQLGTSGHSRAQQQQQQQQHHDNRRQLYSIPGVNIAYLNPGNVVGHKGSSLADRQREYLLDMIPPRSISQSISGQK comes from the exons ATGGAGCGACTGAATGAGGAGGCGGTGCGGCTGAGCCTGCTGAAGCGAGGCCTGGACTCCTCCTCGCCTGCAGGCGGCGCCACGAGCAGTGAGCGAGACGAGCTGCTCTCCAAACGCATCAAGATGGAGGGCCACCAAGCCATGGAGCGCCTCAAGATGCTGGCCTATCTGAAACGCAAGGACCTGGCCGGCCTGGAGGGGGGAGGATTGGGAGGGGTCTCAGGAGGCGGGGCCCTAAGGGGTGAGGTCAAGGGTCATGGGTCTTCAGGGGGAGGGGCTTATGAGGAGAAGACCAATGGGAGCCTCCGTGGTCAGGTTGTGGGAGCCCATGGCATGGTGGGAAAGAGCGGGAAGGAGAACATGGGCGAGGAGCCAGTGGATTTCAGCGCCCGGAaagg TGACGCGGACCGGGAGCGACACACACCCTCCCCTGATGTGATCGTCCTGTCAGACAATGAGGCGTCCAGTCCAAGAGGGCCCAGCCAAGGGGAAGAACGCCTGAGGGCAGCGAACCTGGAGAtgtttaag GgtaagacaggggaggagaggcaaaAGATGATCAGGGCTCTGAGAGAGGAGCTGAGGCTGGAGGAGGCCAGGCTGGTGCTCCTGAAGAAGCTGAGGCAGAGCCAGATGCAGAAGGAGAACCTGGTGCagaag GTCCCTGTGGTCCAGAACACAGCGTCTGCCCTCCAGAGCGGTGCCGTCCACGGTGCTCAGAGCATGAGCAAGATGTCTGGCCGCCCTGACCACCACACCCCAGAGCCCCAGAACCATCGCACTGCACAGGTGGGCTACAGCATTGCACAG GGTCACTCGGTGATCAGGTCAGCCACCAACAGCTCCATGTCTCAGATGATGATGTCACAGAGCAGGGTGATAGCGCCCAACCCTGCCCAGCTGCAGGGCCAGAGGCTGGCACAGCAGAAGCAGGGTGGCATGCGCTCCTCGACTGGCAGCTCTAACAACGCCATTAGCTACCAGCAG CAGGTGGCAGCTTCTCAGcgctctggctcctcctcctcctctgccatCTACATGAACCTGACCCAAATGCAGGCGGCCGGAGCCGCGGGAGGAGTCAGCGGGGTGTCGGGGGTGGGGGCGGTCAGCCCCTCAGCCACACACAGCCCAGGGGGGACATCGGTGGGCTCCTCCATGGCAGACACAGCCAGCAGTCAGGCAGCTGCCAAACTTGCCCTGAGGAAGCAGTTGGAGAAAACCCTGCTGGAGATCCCTCCTCCCAAGCCGCCAGCGCCGCTCCTCCACTTCCTGCCGTCAGCGGCCAACAGCGAGTTTATCTACATGGTGGGCCTGGAGGAGGTTGTGCAGAGTGTCATTGACAGTCAGG GTAAACTGCGTTTGCCCTCCTCCATGGAGCCCTTCTCGTGTGCCCAGTGCAAGACGGACTTCACCCCTCACTGGAAGCAGGAGAAGGGTGGGCGCATACTTTGCGAGACCTGTATGTCTTCCAATCAGAAGAAGGCACTGAAGGCCGAGCACACCAATAGGCTGAAGAACGCCTTCGTCAAGGCTCTACAGCAGGAGCAG GAGATTGAGCAGAGAATCCAGTTGCAAGCCGCTCTTGCCACCAGTTCAGCTCAAACTGTTCCAAGCGTCAGTAAGCCGGAGTCCATGAgcagacatcacacacacagacag GCGCCTCAGCCCCAGGTGACCCAGTCACAGGCCTCCCTCCAACGGGGTCTGTCTGGCTCGGCCCGGGGCGTCCTCTCCAACTTCGCCCAGGCCTCCCAGCTCTCGGTGGCCAGCAGCCTGCTGGGCATGACTGGAAAGCGCAGTGGACAACTGGGTACTAGTGGGCACAGCCGggcacagcagcaacagcagcagcagcagcatcacgaCAACCGCCGCCAGCTCTACAGCATCCCTG gGGTGAACATTGCCTACCTGAACCCAGGCAATGTGGTCGGCCACAAGGGGTCCAGCCTGGCTGACCGCCAGAGGGAATACCTGCTGGACATGATCCCGCCTCGCTCCATATCCCAGTCCATCAGCGGACAGAAATGA
- the LOC115140981 gene encoding transcriptional repressor p66-beta-like isoform X3 yields the protein MERLNEEAVRLSLLKRGLDSSSPAGGATSSERDELLSKRIKMEGHQAMERLKMLAYLKRKDLAGLEGGGLGGVSGGGALRGEVKGHGSSGGGAYEEKTNGSLRGQVVGAHGMVGKSGKENMGEEPVDFSARKGDADRERHTPSPDVIVLSDNEASSPRGPSQGEERLRAANLEMFKGKTGEERQKMIRALREELRLEEARLVLLKKLRQSQMQKENLVQKVPVVQNTASALQSGAVHGAQSMSKMSGRPDHHTPEPQNHRTAQVGYSIAQGHSVIRSATNSSMSQMMMSQSRVIAPNPAQLQGQRLAQQKQGGMRSSTGSSNNAISYQQVAASQRSGSSSSSAIYMNLTQMQAAGAAGGVSGVSGVGAVSPSATHSPGGTSVGSSMADTASSQAAAKLALRKQLEKTLLEIPPPKPPAPLLHFLPSAANSEFIYMVGLEEVVQSVIDSQGKLRLPSSMEPFSCAQCKTDFTPHWKQEKGGRILCETCMSSNQKKALKAEHTNRLKNAFVKALQQEQEIEQRIQLQAALATSSAQTVPSVSKPESMSRHHTHRQAPQPQVTQSQASLQRGLSGSARGVLSNFAQASQLSVASSLLGMTGKRSGQLGTSGHSRAQQQQQQQQHHDNRRQLYSIPGVNIAYLNPGNVVGHKGSSLADRQREYLLDMIPPRSISQSISGQK from the exons ATGGAGCGACTGAATGAGGAGGCGGTGCGGCTGAGCCTGCTGAAGCGAGGCCTGGACTCCTCCTCGCCTGCAGGCGGCGCCACGAGCAGTGAGCGAGACGAGCTGCTCTCCAAACGCATCAAGATGGAGGGCCACCAAGCCATGGAGCGCCTCAAGATGCTGGCCTATCTGAAACGCAAGGACCTGGCCGGCCTGGAGGGGGGAGGATTGGGAGGGGTCTCAGGAGGCGGGGCCCTAAGGGGTGAGGTCAAGGGTCATGGGTCTTCAGGGGGAGGGGCTTATGAGGAGAAGACCAATGGGAGCCTCCGTGGTCAGGTTGTGGGAGCCCATGGCATGGTGGGAAAGAGCGGGAAGGAGAACATGGGCGAGGAGCCAGTGGATTTCAGCGCCCGGAaagg TGACGCGGACCGGGAGCGACACACACCCTCCCCTGATGTGATCGTCCTGTCAGACAATGAGGCGTCCAGTCCAAGAGGGCCCAGCCAAGGGGAAGAACGCCTGAGGGCAGCGAACCTGGAGAtgtttaag GgtaagacaggggaggagaggcaaaAGATGATCAGGGCTCTGAGAGAGGAGCTGAGGCTGGAGGAGGCCAGGCTGGTGCTCCTGAAGAAGCTGAGGCAGAGCCAGATGCAGAAGGAGAACCTGGTGCagaag GTCCCTGTGGTCCAGAACACAGCGTCTGCCCTCCAGAGCGGTGCCGTCCACGGTGCTCAGAGCATGAGCAAGATGTCTGGCCGCCCTGACCACCACACCCCAGAGCCCCAGAACCATCGCACTGCACAGGTGGGCTACAGCATTGCACAG GGTCACTCGGTGATCAGGTCAGCCACCAACAGCTCCATGTCTCAGATGATGATGTCACAGAGCAGGGTGATAGCGCCCAACCCTGCCCAGCTGCAGGGCCAGAGGCTGGCACAGCAGAAGCAGGGTGGCATGCGCTCCTCGACTGGCAGCTCTAACAACGCCATTAGCTACCAGCAG GTGGCAGCTTCTCAGcgctctggctcctcctcctcctctgccatCTACATGAACCTGACCCAAATGCAGGCGGCCGGAGCCGCGGGAGGAGTCAGCGGGGTGTCGGGGGTGGGGGCGGTCAGCCCCTCAGCCACACACAGCCCAGGGGGGACATCGGTGGGCTCCTCCATGGCAGACACAGCCAGCAGTCAGGCAGCTGCCAAACTTGCCCTGAGGAAGCAGTTGGAGAAAACCCTGCTGGAGATCCCTCCTCCCAAGCCGCCAGCGCCGCTCCTCCACTTCCTGCCGTCAGCGGCCAACAGCGAGTTTATCTACATGGTGGGCCTGGAGGAGGTTGTGCAGAGTGTCATTGACAGTCAGG GTAAACTGCGTTTGCCCTCCTCCATGGAGCCCTTCTCGTGTGCCCAGTGCAAGACGGACTTCACCCCTCACTGGAAGCAGGAGAAGGGTGGGCGCATACTTTGCGAGACCTGTATGTCTTCCAATCAGAAGAAGGCACTGAAGGCCGAGCACACCAATAGGCTGAAGAACGCCTTCGTCAAGGCTCTACAGCAGGAGCAG GAGATTGAGCAGAGAATCCAGTTGCAAGCCGCTCTTGCCACCAGTTCAGCTCAAACTGTTCCAAGCGTCAGTAAGCCGGAGTCCATGAgcagacatcacacacacagacag GCGCCTCAGCCCCAGGTGACCCAGTCACAGGCCTCCCTCCAACGGGGTCTGTCTGGCTCGGCCCGGGGCGTCCTCTCCAACTTCGCCCAGGCCTCCCAGCTCTCGGTGGCCAGCAGCCTGCTGGGCATGACTGGAAAGCGCAGTGGACAACTGGGTACTAGTGGGCACAGCCGggcacagcagcaacagcagcagcagcagcatcacgaCAACCGCCGCCAGCTCTACAGCATCCCTG gGGTGAACATTGCCTACCTGAACCCAGGCAATGTGGTCGGCCACAAGGGGTCCAGCCTGGCTGACCGCCAGAGGGAATACCTGCTGGACATGATCCCGCCTCGCTCCATATCCCAGTCCATCAGCGGACAGAAATGA
- the LOC115140981 gene encoding transcriptional repressor p66-beta-like isoform X5, giving the protein MERLNEEAVRLSLLKRGLDSSSPAGGATSSERDELLSKRIKMEGHQAMERLKMLAYLKRKDLAGLEGGGLGGVSGGGALRGEVKGHGSSGGGAYEEKTNGSLRGQVVGAHGMVGKSGKENMGEEPVDFSARKGDADRERHTPSPDVIVLSDNEASSPRGPSQGEERLRAANLEMFKGKTGEERQKMIRALREELRLEEARLVLLKKLRQSQMQKENLVQKVPVVQNTASALQSGAVHGAQSMSKMSGRPDHHTPEPQNHRTAQGHSVIRSATNSSMSQMMMSQSRVIAPNPAQLQGQRLAQQKQGGMRSSTGSSNNAISYQQQVAASQRSGSSSSSAIYMNLTQMQAAGAAGGVSGVSGVGAVSPSATHSPGGTSVGSSMADTASSQAAAKLALRKQLEKTLLEIPPPKPPAPLLHFLPSAANSEFIYMVGLEEVVQSVIDSQGKLRLPSSMEPFSCAQCKTDFTPHWKQEKGGRILCETCMSSNQKKALKAEHTNRLKNAFVKALQQEQEIEQRIQLQAALATSSAQTVPSVSKPESMSRHHTHRQAPQPQVTQSQASLQRGLSGSARGVLSNFAQASQLSVASSLLGMTGKRSGQLGTSGHSRAQQQQQQQQHHDNRRQLYSIPGVNIAYLNPGNVVGHKGSSLADRQREYLLDMIPPRSISQSISGQK; this is encoded by the exons ATGGAGCGACTGAATGAGGAGGCGGTGCGGCTGAGCCTGCTGAAGCGAGGCCTGGACTCCTCCTCGCCTGCAGGCGGCGCCACGAGCAGTGAGCGAGACGAGCTGCTCTCCAAACGCATCAAGATGGAGGGCCACCAAGCCATGGAGCGCCTCAAGATGCTGGCCTATCTGAAACGCAAGGACCTGGCCGGCCTGGAGGGGGGAGGATTGGGAGGGGTCTCAGGAGGCGGGGCCCTAAGGGGTGAGGTCAAGGGTCATGGGTCTTCAGGGGGAGGGGCTTATGAGGAGAAGACCAATGGGAGCCTCCGTGGTCAGGTTGTGGGAGCCCATGGCATGGTGGGAAAGAGCGGGAAGGAGAACATGGGCGAGGAGCCAGTGGATTTCAGCGCCCGGAaagg TGACGCGGACCGGGAGCGACACACACCCTCCCCTGATGTGATCGTCCTGTCAGACAATGAGGCGTCCAGTCCAAGAGGGCCCAGCCAAGGGGAAGAACGCCTGAGGGCAGCGAACCTGGAGAtgtttaag GgtaagacaggggaggagaggcaaaAGATGATCAGGGCTCTGAGAGAGGAGCTGAGGCTGGAGGAGGCCAGGCTGGTGCTCCTGAAGAAGCTGAGGCAGAGCCAGATGCAGAAGGAGAACCTGGTGCagaag GTCCCTGTGGTCCAGAACACAGCGTCTGCCCTCCAGAGCGGTGCCGTCCACGGTGCTCAGAGCATGAGCAAGATGTCTGGCCGCCCTGACCACCACACCCCAGAGCCCCAGAACCATCGCACTGCACAG GGTCACTCGGTGATCAGGTCAGCCACCAACAGCTCCATGTCTCAGATGATGATGTCACAGAGCAGGGTGATAGCGCCCAACCCTGCCCAGCTGCAGGGCCAGAGGCTGGCACAGCAGAAGCAGGGTGGCATGCGCTCCTCGACTGGCAGCTCTAACAACGCCATTAGCTACCAGCAG CAGGTGGCAGCTTCTCAGcgctctggctcctcctcctcctctgccatCTACATGAACCTGACCCAAATGCAGGCGGCCGGAGCCGCGGGAGGAGTCAGCGGGGTGTCGGGGGTGGGGGCGGTCAGCCCCTCAGCCACACACAGCCCAGGGGGGACATCGGTGGGCTCCTCCATGGCAGACACAGCCAGCAGTCAGGCAGCTGCCAAACTTGCCCTGAGGAAGCAGTTGGAGAAAACCCTGCTGGAGATCCCTCCTCCCAAGCCGCCAGCGCCGCTCCTCCACTTCCTGCCGTCAGCGGCCAACAGCGAGTTTATCTACATGGTGGGCCTGGAGGAGGTTGTGCAGAGTGTCATTGACAGTCAGG GTAAACTGCGTTTGCCCTCCTCCATGGAGCCCTTCTCGTGTGCCCAGTGCAAGACGGACTTCACCCCTCACTGGAAGCAGGAGAAGGGTGGGCGCATACTTTGCGAGACCTGTATGTCTTCCAATCAGAAGAAGGCACTGAAGGCCGAGCACACCAATAGGCTGAAGAACGCCTTCGTCAAGGCTCTACAGCAGGAGCAG GAGATTGAGCAGAGAATCCAGTTGCAAGCCGCTCTTGCCACCAGTTCAGCTCAAACTGTTCCAAGCGTCAGTAAGCCGGAGTCCATGAgcagacatcacacacacagacag GCGCCTCAGCCCCAGGTGACCCAGTCACAGGCCTCCCTCCAACGGGGTCTGTCTGGCTCGGCCCGGGGCGTCCTCTCCAACTTCGCCCAGGCCTCCCAGCTCTCGGTGGCCAGCAGCCTGCTGGGCATGACTGGAAAGCGCAGTGGACAACTGGGTACTAGTGGGCACAGCCGggcacagcagcaacagcagcagcagcagcatcacgaCAACCGCCGCCAGCTCTACAGCATCCCTG gGGTGAACATTGCCTACCTGAACCCAGGCAATGTGGTCGGCCACAAGGGGTCCAGCCTGGCTGACCGCCAGAGGGAATACCTGCTGGACATGATCCCGCCTCGCTCCATATCCCAGTCCATCAGCGGACAGAAATGA
- the LOC115140981 gene encoding transcriptional repressor p66-beta-like isoform X4 has protein sequence MERLNEEAVRLSLLKRGLDSSSPAGGATSSERDELLSKRIKMEGHQAMERLKMLAYLKRKDLAGLEGGGLGGVSGGGALRGEVKGHGSSGGGAYEEKTNGSLRGQVVGAHGMVGKSGKENMGEEPVDFSARKGDADRERHTPSPDVIVLSDNEASSPRGPSQGEERLRAANLEMFKGKTGEERQKMIRALREELRLEEARLVLLKKLRQSQMQKENLVQKVPVVQNTASALQSGAVHGAQSMSKMSGRPDHHTPEPQNHRTAQGHSVIRSATNSSMSQMMMSQSRVIAPNPAQLQGQRLAQQKQGGMRSSTGSSNNAISYQQSSTQQVAASQRSGSSSSSAIYMNLTQMQAAGAAGGVSGVSGVGAVSPSATHSPGGTSVGSSMADTASSQAAAKLALRKQLEKTLLEIPPPKPPAPLLHFLPSAANSEFIYMVGLEEVVQSVIDSQGKLRLPSSMEPFSCAQCKTDFTPHWKQEKGGRILCETCMSSNQKKALKAEHTNRLKNAFVKALQQEQEIEQRIQLQAALATSSAQTVPSVSKPESMSRHHTHRQAPQPQVTQSQASLQRGLSGSARGVLSNFAQASQLSVASSLLGMTGKRSGQLGTSGHSRAQQQQQQQQHHDNRRQLYSIPGVNIAYLNPGNVVGHKGSSLADRQREYLLDMIPPRSISQSISGQK, from the exons ATGGAGCGACTGAATGAGGAGGCGGTGCGGCTGAGCCTGCTGAAGCGAGGCCTGGACTCCTCCTCGCCTGCAGGCGGCGCCACGAGCAGTGAGCGAGACGAGCTGCTCTCCAAACGCATCAAGATGGAGGGCCACCAAGCCATGGAGCGCCTCAAGATGCTGGCCTATCTGAAACGCAAGGACCTGGCCGGCCTGGAGGGGGGAGGATTGGGAGGGGTCTCAGGAGGCGGGGCCCTAAGGGGTGAGGTCAAGGGTCATGGGTCTTCAGGGGGAGGGGCTTATGAGGAGAAGACCAATGGGAGCCTCCGTGGTCAGGTTGTGGGAGCCCATGGCATGGTGGGAAAGAGCGGGAAGGAGAACATGGGCGAGGAGCCAGTGGATTTCAGCGCCCGGAaagg TGACGCGGACCGGGAGCGACACACACCCTCCCCTGATGTGATCGTCCTGTCAGACAATGAGGCGTCCAGTCCAAGAGGGCCCAGCCAAGGGGAAGAACGCCTGAGGGCAGCGAACCTGGAGAtgtttaag GgtaagacaggggaggagaggcaaaAGATGATCAGGGCTCTGAGAGAGGAGCTGAGGCTGGAGGAGGCCAGGCTGGTGCTCCTGAAGAAGCTGAGGCAGAGCCAGATGCAGAAGGAGAACCTGGTGCagaag GTCCCTGTGGTCCAGAACACAGCGTCTGCCCTCCAGAGCGGTGCCGTCCACGGTGCTCAGAGCATGAGCAAGATGTCTGGCCGCCCTGACCACCACACCCCAGAGCCCCAGAACCATCGCACTGCACAG GGTCACTCGGTGATCAGGTCAGCCACCAACAGCTCCATGTCTCAGATGATGATGTCACAGAGCAGGGTGATAGCGCCCAACCCTGCCCAGCTGCAGGGCCAGAGGCTGGCACAGCAGAAGCAGGGTGGCATGCGCTCCTCGACTGGCAGCTCTAACAACGCCATTAGCTACCAGCAG TCTTCCACCCAGCAGGTGGCAGCTTCTCAGcgctctggctcctcctcctcctctgccatCTACATGAACCTGACCCAAATGCAGGCGGCCGGAGCCGCGGGAGGAGTCAGCGGGGTGTCGGGGGTGGGGGCGGTCAGCCCCTCAGCCACACACAGCCCAGGGGGGACATCGGTGGGCTCCTCCATGGCAGACACAGCCAGCAGTCAGGCAGCTGCCAAACTTGCCCTGAGGAAGCAGTTGGAGAAAACCCTGCTGGAGATCCCTCCTCCCAAGCCGCCAGCGCCGCTCCTCCACTTCCTGCCGTCAGCGGCCAACAGCGAGTTTATCTACATGGTGGGCCTGGAGGAGGTTGTGCAGAGTGTCATTGACAGTCAGG GTAAACTGCGTTTGCCCTCCTCCATGGAGCCCTTCTCGTGTGCCCAGTGCAAGACGGACTTCACCCCTCACTGGAAGCAGGAGAAGGGTGGGCGCATACTTTGCGAGACCTGTATGTCTTCCAATCAGAAGAAGGCACTGAAGGCCGAGCACACCAATAGGCTGAAGAACGCCTTCGTCAAGGCTCTACAGCAGGAGCAG GAGATTGAGCAGAGAATCCAGTTGCAAGCCGCTCTTGCCACCAGTTCAGCTCAAACTGTTCCAAGCGTCAGTAAGCCGGAGTCCATGAgcagacatcacacacacagacag GCGCCTCAGCCCCAGGTGACCCAGTCACAGGCCTCCCTCCAACGGGGTCTGTCTGGCTCGGCCCGGGGCGTCCTCTCCAACTTCGCCCAGGCCTCCCAGCTCTCGGTGGCCAGCAGCCTGCTGGGCATGACTGGAAAGCGCAGTGGACAACTGGGTACTAGTGGGCACAGCCGggcacagcagcaacagcagcagcagcagcatcacgaCAACCGCCGCCAGCTCTACAGCATCCCTG gGGTGAACATTGCCTACCTGAACCCAGGCAATGTGGTCGGCCACAAGGGGTCCAGCCTGGCTGACCGCCAGAGGGAATACCTGCTGGACATGATCCCGCCTCGCTCCATATCCCAGTCCATCAGCGGACAGAAATGA
- the LOC115140981 gene encoding transcriptional repressor p66-beta-like isoform X1 yields the protein MERLNEEAVRLSLLKRGLDSSSPAGGATSSERDELLSKRIKMEGHQAMERLKMLAYLKRKDLAGLEGGGLGGVSGGGALRGEVKGHGSSGGGAYEEKTNGSLRGQVVGAHGMVGKSGKENMGEEPVDFSARKGDADRERHTPSPDVIVLSDNEASSPRGPSQGEERLRAANLEMFKGKTGEERQKMIRALREELRLEEARLVLLKKLRQSQMQKENLVQKVPVVQNTASALQSGAVHGAQSMSKMSGRPDHHTPEPQNHRTAQVGYSIAQGHSVIRSATNSSMSQMMMSQSRVIAPNPAQLQGQRLAQQKQGGMRSSTGSSNNAISYQQSSTQQVAASQRSGSSSSSAIYMNLTQMQAAGAAGGVSGVSGVGAVSPSATHSPGGTSVGSSMADTASSQAAAKLALRKQLEKTLLEIPPPKPPAPLLHFLPSAANSEFIYMVGLEEVVQSVIDSQGKLRLPSSMEPFSCAQCKTDFTPHWKQEKGGRILCETCMSSNQKKALKAEHTNRLKNAFVKALQQEQEIEQRIQLQAALATSSAQTVPSVSKPESMSRHHTHRQAPQPQVTQSQASLQRGLSGSARGVLSNFAQASQLSVASSLLGMTGKRSGQLGTSGHSRAQQQQQQQQHHDNRRQLYSIPGVNIAYLNPGNVVGHKGSSLADRQREYLLDMIPPRSISQSISGQK from the exons ATGGAGCGACTGAATGAGGAGGCGGTGCGGCTGAGCCTGCTGAAGCGAGGCCTGGACTCCTCCTCGCCTGCAGGCGGCGCCACGAGCAGTGAGCGAGACGAGCTGCTCTCCAAACGCATCAAGATGGAGGGCCACCAAGCCATGGAGCGCCTCAAGATGCTGGCCTATCTGAAACGCAAGGACCTGGCCGGCCTGGAGGGGGGAGGATTGGGAGGGGTCTCAGGAGGCGGGGCCCTAAGGGGTGAGGTCAAGGGTCATGGGTCTTCAGGGGGAGGGGCTTATGAGGAGAAGACCAATGGGAGCCTCCGTGGTCAGGTTGTGGGAGCCCATGGCATGGTGGGAAAGAGCGGGAAGGAGAACATGGGCGAGGAGCCAGTGGATTTCAGCGCCCGGAaagg TGACGCGGACCGGGAGCGACACACACCCTCCCCTGATGTGATCGTCCTGTCAGACAATGAGGCGTCCAGTCCAAGAGGGCCCAGCCAAGGGGAAGAACGCCTGAGGGCAGCGAACCTGGAGAtgtttaag GgtaagacaggggaggagaggcaaaAGATGATCAGGGCTCTGAGAGAGGAGCTGAGGCTGGAGGAGGCCAGGCTGGTGCTCCTGAAGAAGCTGAGGCAGAGCCAGATGCAGAAGGAGAACCTGGTGCagaag GTCCCTGTGGTCCAGAACACAGCGTCTGCCCTCCAGAGCGGTGCCGTCCACGGTGCTCAGAGCATGAGCAAGATGTCTGGCCGCCCTGACCACCACACCCCAGAGCCCCAGAACCATCGCACTGCACAGGTGGGCTACAGCATTGCACAG GGTCACTCGGTGATCAGGTCAGCCACCAACAGCTCCATGTCTCAGATGATGATGTCACAGAGCAGGGTGATAGCGCCCAACCCTGCCCAGCTGCAGGGCCAGAGGCTGGCACAGCAGAAGCAGGGTGGCATGCGCTCCTCGACTGGCAGCTCTAACAACGCCATTAGCTACCAGCAG TCTTCCACCCAGCAGGTGGCAGCTTCTCAGcgctctggctcctcctcctcctctgccatCTACATGAACCTGACCCAAATGCAGGCGGCCGGAGCCGCGGGAGGAGTCAGCGGGGTGTCGGGGGTGGGGGCGGTCAGCCCCTCAGCCACACACAGCCCAGGGGGGACATCGGTGGGCTCCTCCATGGCAGACACAGCCAGCAGTCAGGCAGCTGCCAAACTTGCCCTGAGGAAGCAGTTGGAGAAAACCCTGCTGGAGATCCCTCCTCCCAAGCCGCCAGCGCCGCTCCTCCACTTCCTGCCGTCAGCGGCCAACAGCGAGTTTATCTACATGGTGGGCCTGGAGGAGGTTGTGCAGAGTGTCATTGACAGTCAGG GTAAACTGCGTTTGCCCTCCTCCATGGAGCCCTTCTCGTGTGCCCAGTGCAAGACGGACTTCACCCCTCACTGGAAGCAGGAGAAGGGTGGGCGCATACTTTGCGAGACCTGTATGTCTTCCAATCAGAAGAAGGCACTGAAGGCCGAGCACACCAATAGGCTGAAGAACGCCTTCGTCAAGGCTCTACAGCAGGAGCAG GAGATTGAGCAGAGAATCCAGTTGCAAGCCGCTCTTGCCACCAGTTCAGCTCAAACTGTTCCAAGCGTCAGTAAGCCGGAGTCCATGAgcagacatcacacacacagacag GCGCCTCAGCCCCAGGTGACCCAGTCACAGGCCTCCCTCCAACGGGGTCTGTCTGGCTCGGCCCGGGGCGTCCTCTCCAACTTCGCCCAGGCCTCCCAGCTCTCGGTGGCCAGCAGCCTGCTGGGCATGACTGGAAAGCGCAGTGGACAACTGGGTACTAGTGGGCACAGCCGggcacagcagcaacagcagcagcagcagcatcacgaCAACCGCCGCCAGCTCTACAGCATCCCTG gGGTGAACATTGCCTACCTGAACCCAGGCAATGTGGTCGGCCACAAGGGGTCCAGCCTGGCTGACCGCCAGAGGGAATACCTGCTGGACATGATCCCGCCTCGCTCCATATCCCAGTCCATCAGCGGACAGAAATGA